TGGATGCCAAGGGTGCAGTCGCCCCCACCATCATGGAACTCGCCAAGCAGGCGGGCCTTCGCACGGGCAACGTCTCGACGGCCGAGATTACGGATGCCACACCGGCGGGTCAGATGAGCCACGCGCTCGCGCGCGGTTGCCAGGGCCCCGTCTATTCCGCCGCTGCCTGTCAAGACCTCAGCATCACCGGCACCGCGTTGCCGACCAGTGACGTTCGCGTGACACCCATCGCTGATCAGATCGCCCGAAATGGTACCGCCGACGTGATTCTCGGTGGTGGCCTCGGCCGGTTCGACGCCGCCGACGAGACCGCGCTCAAGGACCAGGGCTATAACGTGCTCGGCTCCAGTGCCTCGCAGACCGTGGCCACCAAGGCTGACCTCGAAGGTGCCACCGGTTCCAAGGTATTCGCACTCTTCAACCGCGGCAATCTCACGATTGAGAAGGCAAAGCAGGACAACCCGTCGTCCGTTGAGGCGCTCGAGCCGACTCTGCCGGAGATGACCAAGAAGGCCATCGCACTGCTCTCCGACACACAGGCGAAAGGCTCACAGGGCCAGTCAGCCTCGCGATCTCAGTCGGGCACGGGTTTTTACCTTCAGATTGAGGGGGCACTCATCGACAAGCGTTCGCACGCTAATGATGCCGCGCAGACACTCGCCGAGATGAAGGCCTTCGACGACGCGGTTGCTGTCGCCCGCGACTTTGCCAAGCGCGACGGGAACACGCTCGTGATCGTCACCGCGGACCACGAGTGTGCCGGGTTCAACATCATCGAAAAGGGCACATTCACTAATGCGGAAGCCGTGACGCCACCCGCCAATGTGGACAGTGGAAACACCGCCAACAATTCCACTCCCTCACGCGGCTCGAACACGCGGGACACCTCGCGCAGCACCGGTGCCGTCAACGGTGCCGGCAGCACCGACCCGAAGAACTTCGCGCCGGCCACCTTTCGGGTGCCCACGGATGCCGCGGATGTGAAGGATGGTTCCCCCGAGGCGGGCCTCTGGCTGAGCTATCTCTCGGGCAATCACACGGGAGCAGATGTTCCAGTGTTCGCGACCGGCCCCGGCTCTGAACAGTTGCAGGGTACGGTCGACAACATCGAGCTGTTCGGCATTGTGGGGCGCTCGCTCGGCCTCGTACGCTAGGACCGTCAAACTCTCCGCCCGGGGAGAATTCCCTCCCCGGGCTGTCCCCAACGTCAGGACATGTCATGTCTCAGTCTTCGTCCCGGTCTCACACCGTCCTCACGGTTACCGTCATCGTGGGTGCCGCGCTTCTTGGTCTGCTCATCTTTCTCGCGCTGGGTGCCATCCAGCTCGAGAGAGAGGTGTCGGCTGATCCGGCCTCGGCGGCACAGACCACCTTTGTGGGTCTCCCGGCCCCCTCCGGTGAACCCGAGCTTGCAAGCATCGCAGCGCTCACACCTCGGCCAGGCGAGGTGGTGCGAGCCAGTGGCCCGTTTGACGATCGCTTTGTGGTGGAGGATGTTCTTTTCACCGGGGATGCAGTGACCGGTGCAATCCGTGTCACGAGCGACGTGAGCGCAGTGCTTGAACTTGAGGTGCTCACGGGTTTTTACGACGAGTCGGGAACACTGCTCACAACGGGTCGTTTCGTGCACCACCTCGACGACAACGGTGACGCTCACGACGGGCCGCCGGAGGAGAGCGTGCAGTTCAGCGTTCCCGTCCCCGCAGACAGCGTGGGCCAGGCTGTCTCAGTGTCGGTGGGAGTCCCTGTTCTCGTCAACGAGTAGTCGCGTCATCTCCTCCACAGTGCGGCGCAGCTGGTGCTTCTGAACGCATGGGGCGTCGGTGACCTCGTCACGGGTGGATCGCGGCACAGTGGTGTTACTCGAGCCGCCCGCGACCGCGTTTCACGACGCAGATGGAGACGACACCGTGCTTACCCCGCAGGAGCCTGACCAGACCTGTTCCCTTGCTCCAGCCCGCCAGACCCCGGTCGGGAGCACGACGCCGCTCGTGTCCCCGCCACGCGCCGCGCGGGTTCCTCGCGCGCTGCGCCGTGAGTGGTTTCGCGACGAGGGGGCCGCAACCGCCGAGTATGTGGTGGCCACCATGGCCGCGGTAGGTTTTGCCGGCCTCCTGATTGTTATTCTGCGCGGCGACGAGGTGCGCTCCATTCTCACCGACCTTGTGCGCCGTGCTCTCTCGGTGGGCTAGCGCCAAGCACCGCAGCGACGCTGGCACCGTGACCGCCGAACTCGCCACCGTCTTGCCGGCAGTGGTGCTTGTCTTGGGTTGCTGCCTCGGGGCCGTTCAGGTGATCGGTCAGCAGGTTCGCCTCACTGACGCGGCCGCGGACGCCGCCCGATCCCTGTCCCGCGGCGACACGACCGAGCAGGTGGCCGAGGTGGTCACCGGCCAGGTACCGGGGGCGAGCCTCTCGGTACAGCAGCGTGGCAACTTTGTCTGTGCTCGGCTTGTTGCGATGAGTCAGCTCGGAGTGTTCACCATCGCTGGCCTGCGCCTCGAAGCTCAGTCCTGCGCGCTCGCCGGAGGGCTGTGATGCGCGGAGCCCGCAACGCCGGCGGTGAGGGCGGTGCCGGATCGGTGTTGGCACTGGGGATCCTCGGTGCCACGATTGCTCTCACCGCCGTACTCGTGCCGCTGTTGTCGACGCTGGCGGTTAACCAGTCGGTGCAGAACGCAGCGGATGCCGCGGCGCTCGCTGCTGCCGACACGGCTTCGGGCTTCGTGTCGGGATACCCGTGCGAAGTCGCCGCCGAAGCTGCAATGCTGGGTGGCGCGGCCGTGCAGCGCTGCAGCGTTATCGGGCTTATCGCCACGGTGAGCGTGCATCGGCGCTTCCTTGTTTTTGACCTGGGTTCGACGGCCCGTGCCGGGCCGCCGCCCTGATTCCTGCCTCGCCGGAGCAAGCTTTAGCCGAAGATGGCCTCGAGAAACCGGTATTCCACAGCGGTGGGCCGAACGGGAATGCTCGACCCCTCGTACTCGAGGCCGGATCCACGGGTATAGAGGTAGCGCTTGCCCGCCTCGGCCGGAATCTCGATCCTCGCCCGCGGATCTCCGGAGTCGAGGAACTCGGTCGTGATGGTTTTGCCTTGGAGTGGGCCATCCGTCAACTTCGCGGTGTACCTGCCCTGCGTTGTTTCCATGAAACCATTGTCCTCAGCCAGGCCAAACCCGCAAGGGTTGATTTCGCTGGGGCCCACGGGGGCATAATCGGCTCAAACCCGCTCCCGTCATGGTCAAACCCGCCATTGGGGGTTGCCCCCCGATTAGGCGGGTACTCCATTCGGGTGTGTATGGTGTGCTGTGGTCTATCAATCGGCCACTACGTATAAAGAGGAGTCTGGTGCCAGGCACGAAGAAGCTGGTCATTGTCGAGTCGCCGACGAAAATGAAGTCGATCGCGGCCTATCTGGGCGACGGGTATGAGGTCTTATCCTCGGTGGGGCACATTCGAGACCTCATCGAGCCGAAAAACCTTCCCGTCGAGCTCAAGAAAGGCACGCTGGGTCGTTTCTCGGTCGATGTGGAAAATGGCTTCGAGCCGTACTACGTGGTGTCCGATGCCAAGAAAAAGACCGTCAGCGAGCTGAAGCGGGCACTGAAGAACGCCGACGAGCTCCTCCTCGCAACTGATGAGGACCGCGAGGGCGAAGCCATCGCCTGGCACCTGCTGCAGGTTCTGCAGCCGAAGGTTCCTGTGAAGCGCATGGTCTTTCACGAGATCACCAAGGAAGCCATCCTTGCGGCCACGGGTAACACCCGCGACCTTGATACGGCCCTCGTTGACGCCCAGGAAACACGCCGCATCCTCGACCGCATCTACGGTTACGAGTTGTCCCCCGTGCTTTGGCGCAAGGTGGGACCCGGTTTGTCCGCGGGACGAGTGCAGTCCGCGGCCACCCGGCTGGTGGTCGATCGCGAGCGAGAGCGCCTCGCTTTCGTCTCGGCCGGTTACTGGGATCTTCTCGCCCGGCTCGCGGCCTCGACCGCGGCCACCGAGCAGGGTTTTGATGCCAAGCTTATGCGCCTGAACGGTGAGCGCATTGCCACCGGTGGCGACTTCGACGACTCGGGCCTGCTGAAGCCCAGCGTGAAGGCCGTCACGCTCGATGAGGCCTCCGCATCTGCGCTCACAGCGGCGCTCACGGCGCCGAACGTGAACATCACGGTGACCAAGGTTGCCTCCAAGCCTTACCGGCGCAGCCCCGCTGCTCCCTTCACCACGTCCACGCTGCAGCAGGAAGCCGCCCGCAAGCTGCGCTTCACCGCGCGTCAGACCATGAGTGTGGCGCAGTCACTGTACGAAAACGGCTACATCACCTACATGCGTACCGACTCGCCGTCGCTCGGGCAGCAGGCCCTCACGGCTGCGCGTACCCAGGCTGCTGCCCTCTACGGTGCCGAGACCGTTCCCGACGCGCCCCGTGTCTACAAGGGGAAGAGCAAGAACGCGCAGGAGGCCCACGAGGCAATCCGCCCGTCCGGCGACATGTTCCGCACGCCTGCGTCGCTGCAGTCGAGCCTGCGCGGTAACGATTTCAAGCTGTACGACCTCATTTGGAAGCGCACGGTTGCGTCGCAGATGAAGGACGCCACGGGTTCGACGGCCTCCGTCACTATTGCGGCCGGCCCGACCGGCGTGGCGTCGCACCCCGCGGCATCCGGTGCCCTCGCCGAATTCACGGCCAGCGGAACCGTGATCACGTTCCGTGGGTTCATGCTCGCCTACGAGGAATCGAAGGATGAGGAGCGCAACGCGCCCACCGATGCCACCGAGTCCAAACTGCCGCCGCTTCAGGAGGGTCAGACTCTCGCGCTGCTCGACCTCGAGGCCAAGGGCCACGAGACGACGCCGGCTGCGCGGTACACCGAGGCGAGCCTGGTGAAGAAGCTCGAGGAGCTGGGCATCGGTCGTCCGTCCACGTTCGCGTCGATTATCTCCACCATCACCGAGCGTGGCTATGTGACCCCGCGCGGCCAATCGTTGGTGCCCAACTGGATCGCGTTCTCTGTGGTGCGCCTGCTCGAAGAATTCTTCGGGGATCTGGTGGAGTACGACTTCACCGCCGAGATGGAAGACGACCTCGACCGCATCGCCGGGGGAGAAGCCAATCGCACCGACTGGCTGACGAGCTTCTACTTTGGCTCTGACAAGCACCGCGGCCTGCGGAATGTGATCGATAACCTGGGTGAGATTGACGCTCGCACCATCAACTCGATCCCCATCGATGACGAGATCACCCTGCGCATCGGCAAGTACGGGCCCTACCTGGAGGTCATCGACCCCGATGCGGCTCCGGATGCCCCGCCCCGCCGCGTAAATATCCCGCCGGAGCTTGCACCCGACGAGCTCACGCCGGCCAAGGCACGCGAA
This sequence is a window from Cryobacterium sp. CG_9.6. Protein-coding genes within it:
- the topA gene encoding type I DNA topoisomerase — translated: MPGTKKLVIVESPTKMKSIAAYLGDGYEVLSSVGHIRDLIEPKNLPVELKKGTLGRFSVDVENGFEPYYVVSDAKKKTVSELKRALKNADELLLATDEDREGEAIAWHLLQVLQPKVPVKRMVFHEITKEAILAATGNTRDLDTALVDAQETRRILDRIYGYELSPVLWRKVGPGLSAGRVQSAATRLVVDRERERLAFVSAGYWDLLARLAASTAATEQGFDAKLMRLNGERIATGGDFDDSGLLKPSVKAVTLDEASASALTAALTAPNVNITVTKVASKPYRRSPAAPFTTSTLQQEAARKLRFTARQTMSVAQSLYENGYITYMRTDSPSLGQQALTAARTQAAALYGAETVPDAPRVYKGKSKNAQEAHEAIRPSGDMFRTPASLQSSLRGNDFKLYDLIWKRTVASQMKDATGSTASVTIAAGPTGVASHPAASGALAEFTASGTVITFRGFMLAYEESKDEERNAPTDATESKLPPLQEGQTLALLDLEAKGHETTPAARYTEASLVKKLEELGIGRPSTFASIISTITERGYVTPRGQSLVPNWIAFSVVRLLEEFFGDLVEYDFTAEMEDDLDRIAGGEANRTDWLTSFYFGSDKHRGLRNVIDNLGEIDARTINSIPIDDEITLRIGKYGPYLEVIDPDAAPDAPPRRVNIPPELAPDELTPAKARELIDAPVITDRVIGLNPVNGKEIVAKDGRFGPYVTELEPAPVVDPAVAAAAAAALAAVPTEIVDPITGEVTPVKPKRKPAAKKVAAADKPRTASIFKSMDLATVDLDTALRLLALPRVVGVDPESSSEITAQNGKFGPYLKKGIDTRSLTSEDQIFEIDLAGAVELYAQPKYGARRASSALKEFEAPDPESGKAIKIKDGRFGAYVTDGLTNATIPKSENVDEIDFDRAVELLSDKRAKGPAAPRGKKAPAKKAPAKKAAVKKPAVKKAPTAAAKAATAKKAAATRAANAAAKAAAAGTTVAPVKKAPARKVPTAAAKAATAAKAAATRAATAAKKAAGE
- a CDS encoding alkaline phosphatase, whose product is MKRRVPILTALTLVTALVAGATVAAVAGVVPAASADSRDKSRAQNVIYLLGDGMGRTHVTAARERFYGANGELAMETLPAQGHVSTYAVEKLSGQPGSADFAPNPVTDSASAATAWSSGVKTYNAALGVDAKGAVAPTIMELAKQAGLRTGNVSTAEITDATPAGQMSHALARGCQGPVYSAAACQDLSITGTALPTSDVRVTPIADQIARNGTADVILGGGLGRFDAADETALKDQGYNVLGSSASQTVATKADLEGATGSKVFALFNRGNLTIEKAKQDNPSSVEALEPTLPEMTKKAIALLSDTQAKGSQGQSASRSQSGTGFYLQIEGALIDKRSHANDAAQTLAEMKAFDDAVAVARDFAKRDGNTLVIVTADHECAGFNIIEKGTFTNAEAVTPPANVDSGNTANNSTPSRGSNTRDTSRSTGAVNGAGSTDPKNFAPATFRVPTDAADVKDGSPEAGLWLSYLSGNHTGADVPVFATGPGSEQLQGTVDNIELFGIVGRSLGLVR
- a CDS encoding DUF4244 domain-containing protein, encoding MSPPRAARVPRALRREWFRDEGAATAEYVVATMAAVGFAGLLIVILRGDEVRSILTDLVRRALSVG
- a CDS encoding Rv3654c family TadE-like protein; this encodes MRGARNAGGEGGAGSVLALGILGATIALTAVLVPLLSTLAVNQSVQNAADAAALAAADTASGFVSGYPCEVAAEAAMLGGAAVQRCSVIGLIATVSVHRRFLVFDLGSTARAGPPP
- a CDS encoding TadE family type IV pilus minor pilin, with the protein product MTAELATVLPAVVLVLGCCLGAVQVIGQQVRLTDAAADAARSLSRGDTTEQVAEVVTGQVPGASLSVQQRGNFVCARLVAMSQLGVFTIAGLRLEAQSCALAGGL